In a single window of the Elaeis guineensis isolate ETL-2024a chromosome 4, EG11, whole genome shotgun sequence genome:
- the LOC140856971 gene encoding uncharacterized protein has translation MGLCFSRKESPSPPSDPIPKCVPNEKNVKEEKEKQRVAAAQPEAEVATEKKQVFVITQAAKKTAAVTAEEKDRKKAETPTKKSYKKEESSGSGGDRSPLDPVRTSSCTKEEVDAILIQCGRLSRSSSGKAGHRRRYSGSKRSYDFDNEKKRDEEEEEEWEKPISRPSPHRRTPGRERSGSRERSSGGGRRASRSPGRRSPGRRSEAPTSSSSAGEKSKQPAKMVSVPAREKGGGLVTEAGGAGTTRVSSAAASKRGGEVRGLRSASPRSRSPANTTRTANENAVHHNAQPQSLSRSSSRKAEQSPYRRNPMAEIDENSHRGNQNGSSNYKAQKTKEGEEGLRKPSQSQTQKASENIANLRKSEKRNGGAVEVSNGVKSTNVITSSLREQLVNCQAKEQQMEHEIREGALQVKGASKDGEAHLTSNGVESLHPITITRTRSSRRSSRDFENALDLNPDNHLNPASYTSLLLEDIHNYHQKNTAFSLPACVSKACSILEAVADLNSSCSENKSSEADRSNNDNDSLNGRFGRRGLVPKGPFVESEIVVKDDLMEPSLHKYISVRDLGGEVEPQESAGSNSFIGQPWSSSWEPNSVDSTDRYWTSQSINGDEAEQQQQQSMPDVARNSEDRGRRLRSGSCTNSLPTTMPSGSKKIEVDHHRPLHRGGSSLGGGSGKAGGSRSLSLPVAAAAAASS, from the exons ATGGGTCTTTGTTTCAGCAGGAAGGAAAGCCCTTCCCCTCCTTCCGATCCCATTCCAAAATGTGTTCCAAATGAGAAGAATGtgaaggaggagaaggagaagcaAAGAGTAGCAGCAGCTCAGCCAGAAGCAGAAGTAGCCACTGAGAAGAAGCAGGTCTTCGTCATCACCCAAGCTGCAAAGAAAACTGCCGCTGTCACTGCCGAGGAGAAGGATAGGAAGAAAGCGGAGACGCCCACAAAGAAGAGCTACAAAAAAGAAGAGAGCAGTGGGAGCGGTGGCGACCGGAGTCCTCTAGACCCAGTGAGGACTTCGAGCTGCACAAAGGAGGAGGTGGATGCTATACTTATCCAGTGCGGCCGCCTCAGCCGCAGCTCATCAGGGAAGGCTGGGCATAGGAGGAGGTACTCGGGCTCGAAGCGGAGCTACGATTTTGATAATGAGAAGAAGagggatgaggaggaggaggaggagtggGAGAAGCCAATCTCTAGGCCTTCTCCTCACCGGAGGACACCCGGCAGGGAGCGGTCTGGAAGCAGGGAAAGGAGCAGTGGCGGGGGAAGAAGGGCGAGCCGATCACCAGGGAGGAGATCGCCAGGGAGGAGATCGGAAGCTCCAACTTCATCCAGCTCTGCCGGTGAGAAATCGAAGCAACCTGCGAAGATGGTGTCGGTTCCAGCGAGGGAGAAGGGTGGTGGGTTGGTCACCGAGGCTGGAGGGGCGGGTACGACGAGGGTCTCCTCTGCTGCGGCTAGCAAGAGAGGCGGTGAGGTCAGGGGACTGAGGAGCGCATCCCCTCGGTCCCGGTCGCCGGCGAATACCACGAGGACGGCAAATGAGAATGCGGTTCATCACAATGCTCAGCCTCAGTCCCTCAGCCGGAGCTCGTCCAGGAAGGCGGAGCAATCGCCTTACAGAAGGAATCCGATGGCGGAGATCGATGAAAACTCCCACAGGGGAAACCAGAATGGCAGCAGTAATTATAAGGCACAGAAGACCAAAGAAGGGGAGGAAGGGTTGAGAAAGCCAAGTCAATCACAGACTCAG AAAGCGAGTGAAAACATTGCTAATTTGCGAAAATCCGAGAAGAGAAATGGAGGAGCAGTGGAGGTTTCGAATGGGGTTAAAAGCACCAATGTAATCACCAGCTCCCTTCGTGAGCAGCTAGTGAACTGCCAAGCCAAGGAGCAGCAAATGGAGCATGAGATAAGGGAGGGAGCTCTGCAGGTCAAAGGGGCTTCAAAGGATGGTGAGGCTCATTTGACAAGCAATGGAGTAGAAAGCCTCCATCCAATAACCATAACAAGAACTAGATCCTCGAGGAGATCTTCCAGAGATTTCGAGAATGCTCTGGATCTCAATCCAGATAATCACCTCAATCCGGCTTCCTATACCTCTTTGCTGCTCGAAGATATCCACAATTACCACCAGAAAAACACTGCCTTTTCTCTCCCTGCTTGTGTCTCCAAGGCCTGCTCCATCCTTGAGGCAGTGGCTGACCTCAACTCCTCCTGTTCTGAAAACAAGAGCTCTGAAGCAGACCGTTCTAACAACGATAATGACTCACTCAATGGGCGATTTGGAAGAAGGGGTTTGGTTCCAAAGGGGCCATTTGTTGAGTCTGAGATCGTTGTGAAGGATGATCTGATGGAGCCCAGCCTCCACAAATATATCTCGGTGAGAGACTTGggaggggaggtggagccgcaagAGTCAGCAGGGAGCAATAGCTTCATAGGACAGCCCTGGTCTTCTTCTTGGGAGCCCAATTCAGTCGATTCCACCGACCGATATTGGACTTCGCAGTCGATCAATGGCGACGAAGCTgaacagcagcagcaacagtcgATGCCAGATGTCGCCCGCAACTCTGAAGATCGGGGCAGGAGATTGAGGAGTGGATCTTGTACCAACAGCCTCCCAACTACAATGCCATCAGGCAGCAAGAAGATAGAGGTGGATCATCATCGCCCGCTTCACCGTGGTGGTAGCAGTCTTGGTGGTGGGAGTGGGAAAGCTGGTGGCAGTAGGTCCTTGTCACttcctgttgctgctgctgctgctgctagcTCTTAG